Proteins encoded in a region of the Nitrospirota bacterium genome:
- the cimA gene encoding citramalate synthase, translated as MARKTPQSRSSQGKPGATSSSGLSSPAAKPAVLEIYDTTLRDGAQAEDVSFSAEDKVRVAQQLDGLGVQYIEGGWPGANPKDIEFFRMIKTIPLQTATVVAFGSTRKASNTVQTDPNIKALLDAETKVITLFGKSWSLHVTDALGISLAKNLEIINDSVAHLRSKGRRLFYDAEHFFDGYKTNPDYALETIRQAVAAGAERVILCDTNGGTMPWEIKEICQIVRKECAVPLGIHAHNDCEMAVANSLVAIETGVLQVQGTINGIGERCGNANLCSIIPNLELKMKRVVLGERLSHLKRVSGFVTEIANLMPNTHQPYVGDSAFAHKGGIHIHAVLKNAATYEHVIPGLVGNRQRMLVSDAAGRSGLLEKVEAYGIKLDKSHAKLQELIDVLKERESQGYQFEAAEGSFELLMRKAMGTHKPPFQLLGFRVIIEKKQDHGASSSEATVMVKVGDVVEQASASEEGPVNALDHALRKALEKFYPQLREVKLLDYKVRVLSANRGTESKVRVLIESGDHKDKWGTVGVSENIMEASWQALADSIEYKLLLKDS; from the coding sequence ATGGCTCGAAAAACACCTCAGTCACGATCCTCACAAGGCAAGCCAGGCGCTACCTCCTCCTCCGGCCTGTCTTCTCCTGCCGCAAAGCCGGCAGTATTGGAAATCTACGACACCACGTTACGGGACGGAGCTCAGGCCGAGGATGTCAGTTTCTCGGCAGAGGATAAAGTTCGGGTCGCGCAACAGCTCGATGGGCTTGGCGTACAGTACATTGAAGGCGGGTGGCCCGGCGCGAATCCCAAAGACATCGAATTCTTCCGGATGATCAAGACGATCCCGTTGCAGACGGCGACAGTCGTGGCATTCGGGTCGACCAGAAAAGCCAGCAATACGGTGCAGACCGACCCTAATATCAAGGCCTTGCTGGACGCCGAGACCAAGGTCATCACGCTCTTCGGGAAAAGTTGGTCATTACACGTCACCGATGCGCTCGGTATTTCCCTCGCGAAGAACCTTGAAATCATCAACGATTCAGTGGCCCATCTCCGCTCCAAAGGTCGACGGCTGTTCTACGACGCGGAGCATTTTTTCGACGGGTACAAGACGAACCCGGACTATGCGCTAGAGACGATTCGCCAAGCGGTGGCCGCCGGCGCCGAGCGGGTGATTCTTTGCGATACCAATGGCGGGACGATGCCATGGGAGATCAAAGAGATTTGCCAGATCGTTCGGAAGGAATGTGCCGTGCCGTTGGGGATTCACGCGCATAACGATTGTGAAATGGCGGTCGCCAACTCCCTGGTGGCGATCGAAACCGGTGTCCTGCAAGTACAAGGAACGATTAACGGGATTGGCGAACGGTGCGGCAATGCCAATCTCTGTTCGATCATTCCCAATCTTGAACTGAAGATGAAACGGGTGGTGCTGGGAGAGCGGTTGAGCCATCTCAAGCGGGTTTCTGGATTTGTGACTGAAATCGCGAACCTCATGCCCAATACGCATCAGCCGTATGTGGGAGATTCGGCATTTGCCCATAAGGGCGGGATCCATATCCATGCGGTCCTAAAGAATGCCGCCACCTATGAACATGTGATTCCCGGGTTAGTCGGGAACCGCCAGCGAATGCTGGTATCGGATGCGGCTGGCCGGAGTGGGTTGCTCGAGAAAGTCGAGGCCTATGGGATCAAATTGGACAAGAGCCACGCCAAGTTGCAGGAATTGATCGATGTGCTGAAGGAGCGTGAAAGTCAAGGCTACCAGTTTGAGGCGGCAGAAGGTTCCTTCGAGTTGCTGATGCGAAAAGCGATGGGGACTCACAAGCCGCCGTTTCAGCTCCTGGGCTTTCGGGTGATTATCGAAAAAAAACAAGATCATGGCGCCTCGTCGTCAGAAGCTACAGTGATGGTGAAGGTCGGCGACGTGGTGGAACAAGCGTCAGCGAGTGAGGAAGGGCCGGTCAATGCGCTCGATCATGCGTTGCGGAAAGCGTTGGAAAAATTCTATCCCCAGCTTCGAGAAGTCAAACTGCTCGACTATAAAGTGCGCGTGTTGTCGGCGAATCGTGGGACGGAGTCCAAGGTCAGGGTATTGATCGAATCCGGCGATCATAAGGATAAATGGGGCACCGTCGGTGTATCCGAGAACATCATGGAAGCAAGCTGGCAAGCGCTGGCTGACAGCATTGAGTACAAGTTGCTGCTCAAAGACTCATGA
- a CDS encoding integration host factor subunit alpha has translation MRKADIANEIYKQVGISKNEAADIVELVLNMLKDVLHKGESVKIAGFGNFVVRSKGARKGRNPRTGEEIGITPRRVVTFRPSQVFKKYVNS, from the coding sequence ATGAGGAAAGCGGATATCGCGAACGAAATCTACAAGCAGGTCGGTATTTCCAAGAACGAAGCCGCAGATATTGTCGAACTGGTGTTGAATATGCTGAAGGATGTGCTGCATAAGGGAGAGTCGGTCAAGATTGCCGGATTTGGAAACTTTGTGGTGCGTAGCAAAGGGGCTCGGAAGGGTCGAAACCCTCGGACGGGTGAAGAAATCGGGATTACGCCCCGTCGTGTCGTGACCTTTCGTCCCAGTCAAGTGTTTAAGAAATACGTCAATTCATAG
- a CDS encoding MerR family transcriptional regulator — MGNEPRLGSKVFYKIGEVSQIAKLPAYVLRFWESEFPFLKPKKSRGNQRLYVRREVETVLEIKRMLYEEGHTLAGVKRYWARRGRVASQQLRPKELAQKLRGNLQAILKILESY; from the coding sequence ATGGGGAACGAGCCCAGGCTGGGCAGCAAGGTTTTTTATAAAATCGGCGAAGTGAGCCAGATCGCCAAGCTGCCGGCTTACGTGCTCAGATTCTGGGAGTCGGAGTTCCCGTTTCTGAAGCCCAAGAAAAGTCGTGGGAATCAGCGCCTCTATGTCAGGCGAGAAGTTGAAACGGTGCTGGAGATCAAGCGGATGCTCTATGAAGAGGGGCATACCCTGGCAGGGGTGAAACGATATTGGGCCAGGCGAGGCCGGGTCGCCAGCCAGCAGCTACGGCCCAAAGAGCTCGCGCAGAAGCTACGAGGGAATCTTCAGGCGATTCTCAAAATTTTGGAGTCGTATTAA
- the surE gene encoding 5'/3'-nucleotidase SurE, giving the protein MRIVVTNDDGIHSPGLTALAKALSKVGEVWVVAPDRERTAAAHAVTLHKPLRVEQLGTRIYSVSGTPVDCVNLAVLKLLPAPPDLLVSGINRGVNLGDDVLYSGTVSAAMEGTILGIPSMAVSQEGQEHFYFDAGARYAVRIARLIMKEGLPGETLVNLNIPDRPFKSITGVRVTCLSRRRFHNPIIEKVDPRGRTYYWIAGTRVSWSRSKDADHEALEQGAVSLTPIHLDTTNYAVLDRFRAWETVRRQDTHPVTAAVKPKGKKRS; this is encoded by the coding sequence ATGCGTATTGTAGTCACCAACGATGATGGGATTCACTCGCCCGGGTTGACGGCGCTGGCTAAGGCCTTGTCCAAGGTGGGCGAGGTATGGGTCGTGGCGCCGGATCGTGAGCGGACCGCAGCAGCCCATGCGGTGACGCTCCATAAACCGCTCCGAGTGGAGCAGTTGGGGACGCGGATCTATTCGGTCAGTGGCACGCCAGTCGATTGTGTGAATCTGGCCGTGCTGAAACTTCTGCCTGCACCGCCAGACCTCCTCGTGTCAGGAATCAATCGAGGTGTAAATCTCGGCGACGATGTGTTGTATTCAGGAACGGTGTCGGCCGCGATGGAAGGAACGATTCTCGGTATTCCCTCCATGGCTGTCTCTCAGGAGGGGCAGGAGCATTTTTATTTCGACGCTGGGGCTCGGTATGCTGTTCGTATCGCACGTTTGATTATGAAAGAGGGTTTGCCGGGCGAAACGTTGGTGAACCTGAATATTCCCGATCGGCCGTTCAAGTCCATCACCGGAGTCCGGGTCACCTGTCTCAGCCGCAGACGCTTTCACAATCCGATCATCGAGAAAGTCGATCCTCGTGGTAGGACGTACTATTGGATCGCCGGGACTCGTGTGTCCTGGAGCCGGAGCAAAGATGCCGATCATGAGGCGCTGGAGCAAGGTGCGGTTTCGCTCACACCTATTCACCTTGATACGACCAATTACGCGGTGTTGGATCGATTCCGGGCTTGGGAAACAGTGCGTCGACAGGATACGCATCCAGTGACTGCTGCGGTAAAGCCTAAGGGCAAGAAGAGGAGTTAG
- a CDS encoding DedA family protein: protein MIEAIITELSRFIVSMISTFGYTGIFITMAIESACIPLPSEIIMPFAGYLVTTGQFTMLGVTLAGALGNVAGSVVAYYAGVWGGRPFVERYGPYMLVSRHDIEMADRWFAKYGDAAVFFSRMLPVVRTFISLPAGIARVNIYRFMLYTFLGALPWCYLLAYIGVKMGEQWEHLRDYFHQFDIVIGVCLALAVGYFLWSHWPKRRITPEL, encoded by the coding sequence CTGATCGAAGCGATCATCACGGAGCTCAGCCGGTTCATCGTATCGATGATCTCGACGTTCGGCTACACCGGGATTTTCATCACCATGGCGATCGAGAGCGCCTGTATTCCTTTGCCGAGCGAGATCATCATGCCCTTTGCCGGGTATCTGGTGACGACGGGGCAGTTTACGATGTTGGGTGTGACATTGGCTGGCGCCCTCGGGAACGTTGCCGGGTCGGTTGTGGCCTACTACGCTGGTGTGTGGGGCGGACGGCCGTTCGTCGAGCGGTATGGGCCCTATATGTTGGTGTCACGACATGACATCGAAATGGCGGATCGATGGTTCGCGAAATATGGTGATGCCGCCGTTTTTTTTAGCCGAATGCTTCCGGTGGTCCGGACCTTCATTTCGTTGCCGGCCGGCATCGCCAGGGTGAATATTTATCGGTTCATGCTCTACACGTTTCTCGGTGCATTGCCCTGGTGTTATCTCCTGGCCTATATCGGCGTGAAGATGGGAGAGCAGTGGGAGCATCTGAGAGACTATTTCCATCAATTCGACATTGTGATCGGTGTCTGCCTGGCGCTCGCTGTGGGGTATTTTCTCTGGTCCCATTGGCCGAAGCGCCGCATCACTCCGGAGTTGTAA
- the cysS gene encoding cysteine--tRNA ligase, with amino-acid sequence MLSIYNSLTGKKEPFHSLQPKTVRMYVCGVTVYDYCHIGHARSALVFDVIRRYMEFGGYQVEFVKNFTDVDDKIIKRANERGVSCDVITAEFIEAYYQDMGKLGIRRATNEPKATEHMAEIIALVDTLIQKGLAYPVDGDVYFQVEKYQAYGRLSKRKLEDLQAGARVDVDERKRHPMDFALWKGSKPGEPSWESPWGPGRPGWHIECSAMAMRHLGETFDIHGGGMDLIFPHHENEIAQSCGATGKEFARYWVHNGFVQINQEKMSKSLGNFFTIREIFAKSEWPEDIAGEMLRYFLLATQYRGPLDFSDHAIKEAKQALDGFYDLFNRLKEKAESTTADKDLPGVLKRCRLAFCEAMDDDFNTPVALAELQRMKSDVNKLLSQGLSTERRKNVRDEFRSLGNNLGLFQLDKWQFADKSRSGGIVVTPGTGSLTLTTFAPAAIVGQVSPEIELSEEQIEQQIAERLDAKKKKNFPEADKIRKFLASRGIVIEDKPDGTSRWKR; translated from the coding sequence ATGCTCTCGATCTACAACAGCCTCACGGGAAAAAAAGAGCCGTTTCACTCGCTCCAGCCGAAGACCGTGCGAATGTATGTCTGTGGCGTGACCGTCTACGACTATTGCCATATTGGTCATGCACGGAGCGCGCTGGTGTTCGATGTGATCCGGCGCTATATGGAGTTCGGCGGATACCAGGTTGAATTCGTCAAGAACTTCACCGATGTGGATGACAAGATTATCAAGCGAGCGAACGAACGAGGCGTGTCCTGCGACGTCATTACCGCCGAATTTATCGAGGCCTACTATCAGGACATGGGGAAGCTGGGTATTCGGCGGGCGACGAACGAGCCAAAAGCGACTGAGCATATGGCTGAGATTATTGCGCTGGTTGACACGCTGATTCAGAAAGGACTCGCCTATCCGGTGGATGGCGATGTCTACTTCCAGGTCGAGAAATATCAGGCCTATGGCCGCCTCTCAAAGCGAAAGCTCGAGGATTTGCAGGCCGGCGCCCGAGTGGATGTGGATGAACGAAAGCGTCATCCGATGGATTTCGCGCTCTGGAAGGGCAGCAAGCCTGGCGAGCCGTCATGGGAGAGTCCCTGGGGCCCTGGGCGGCCTGGCTGGCATATCGAATGTTCCGCAATGGCGATGCGCCATCTAGGCGAGACGTTCGATATTCATGGCGGGGGAATGGATCTCATTTTCCCTCATCACGAAAACGAAATTGCCCAGTCCTGCGGCGCCACCGGGAAGGAATTTGCGCGGTATTGGGTTCACAACGGGTTTGTGCAAATCAACCAGGAGAAGATGTCCAAATCCCTGGGGAACTTTTTCACGATTCGTGAGATTTTTGCGAAATCAGAATGGCCGGAGGATATCGCGGGAGAGATGCTGCGCTACTTTCTCCTCGCGACGCAGTATCGTGGTCCGCTCGACTTTTCCGATCACGCAATCAAGGAAGCCAAGCAGGCGTTAGATGGATTCTACGATCTCTTTAATCGCCTTAAAGAGAAAGCCGAAAGTACCACGGCTGACAAGGATCTTCCTGGAGTGCTGAAGCGCTGTAGGTTGGCGTTCTGCGAAGCGATGGATGATGACTTCAATACGCCAGTGGCACTTGCAGAACTGCAGCGGATGAAAAGCGACGTCAATAAATTGCTGAGCCAGGGCCTCTCGACGGAGAGGCGGAAGAATGTTAGAGATGAATTCCGGTCGCTTGGCAATAACCTTGGATTGTTTCAGTTAGACAAGTGGCAATTCGCAGATAAGTCACGGTCAGGAGGCATAGTTGTTACGCCAGGCACCGGGTCCCTGACGTTGACGACCTTTGCCCCAGCCGCCATAGTTGGTCAGGTATCACCCGAGATTGAACTCTCGGAAGAGCAGATCGAACAACAGATAGCGGAGCGTCTCGATGCAAAAAAGAAGAAGAACTTTCCAGAAGCGGACAAGATTAGAAAGTTCCTCGCCTCCCGCGGCATCGTCATTGAAGATAAGCCCGACGGCACCAGTCGCTGGAAGCGATAG
- the rlmB gene encoding 23S rRNA (guanosine(2251)-2'-O)-methyltransferase RlmB — MKISPTAPVAGSDSPQDLIYGLHAVREALRAGTRPLQRLILMRTDRQFADLVQLAKVKRVPVHIEPPPAFARLVPTGNHQGVIAYIAAKSFSTTEDILSRAKTRGEKPFLVLLDGVEDPHNLGAVLRTAEAAGVHGVFIPERRAVGLTPVVAKVSAGAIDHIPVGCVANLIRLIQDLKEEGLWVYGVDPQAEKLHTDIDMTGPIALVLGGEGEGIRPGVLGACDDRIRIPMLGKVQSLNVSAAAAVTLFEAVRQRRKIAAPAATPTGS; from the coding sequence TTGAAGATAAGCCCGACGGCACCAGTCGCTGGAAGCGATAGTCCTCAGGATCTGATCTACGGGCTGCATGCCGTGCGTGAGGCCTTGCGCGCCGGTACTCGTCCGTTGCAGCGGCTGATTCTGATGCGAACCGATCGACAATTTGCCGACCTCGTGCAGTTGGCGAAGGTCAAGCGAGTCCCCGTTCATATTGAGCCTCCTCCTGCTTTTGCGCGATTGGTGCCGACAGGGAATCATCAAGGCGTCATCGCCTACATCGCAGCCAAATCGTTTAGCACGACGGAAGATATTCTCAGCCGGGCGAAGACGCGGGGCGAGAAGCCCTTCCTTGTGCTTCTCGACGGGGTCGAAGATCCTCATAATTTAGGCGCGGTCTTGCGGACTGCTGAAGCTGCCGGTGTTCATGGGGTCTTTATTCCGGAACGGCGTGCCGTCGGTCTGACGCCGGTGGTGGCGAAGGTCTCAGCCGGGGCGATCGATCACATTCCCGTCGGCTGCGTGGCCAATCTGATTCGTTTGATTCAGGATCTGAAAGAGGAAGGCCTCTGGGTGTATGGTGTCGATCCGCAGGCGGAGAAACTCCACACCGACATCGACATGACCGGGCCGATTGCGCTGGTGTTGGGAGGAGAGGGAGAAGGGATTCGTCCTGGCGTGCTGGGGGCCTGTGACGATCGGATCAGGATTCCGATGTTGGGCAAGGTCCAGTCGCTGAATGTCTCGGCTGCCGCAGCCGTCACCCTGTTCGAAGCGGTCCGCCAGCGCCGCAAAATCGCAGCGCCGGCGGCGACGCCTACCGGATCTTGA
- a CDS encoding LuxR C-terminal-related transcriptional regulator, with protein MARTAPAAKPKPKTKPKPKPSLANLAPPPRKKRPESLTSREQEILELIWAGFKNKEIGQRLKISVKTVEAHRANMMKKMRVSNTAQLLKTAIQDGTIKIR; from the coding sequence ATGGCACGGACCGCACCGGCTGCAAAGCCAAAACCGAAGACGAAACCGAAGCCCAAGCCGTCCCTGGCGAACCTCGCTCCGCCACCACGCAAGAAACGGCCAGAATCCCTCACCAGTCGCGAGCAGGAGATCCTTGAACTGATTTGGGCTGGGTTCAAAAACAAGGAAATCGGGCAGCGGCTCAAGATCAGCGTCAAGACCGTCGAGGCCCATCGGGCCAACATGATGAAAAAGATGCGTGTGTCAAATACCGCGCAGCTGCTCAAGACCGCAATCCAGGACGGGACGATCAAGATCCGGTAG